The Peribacillus sp. FSL E2-0218 genome contains a region encoding:
- a CDS encoding AAA family ATPase — protein MGKILAIANQKGGVGKTTTSVSLSACLAYIGQKVLMVDIDPQGNATSGAGIDKADVEQCIYDVLVDDVEASAVILETKVENLYAIPATIQLAGAEIELVPTISREVRLKRALEEVQSEYDYIVIDCPPSLGLLTLNALTAADAVLIPVQCEYYALEGLSQLLNTVRLVQKHLNHELKIEGVLLTMLDARTNLGLQVIEEVKKYFQDKVYQTIIPRNVRLSEAPSHGEPIIIYDPKSRGAEVYLELAKEVVSHG, from the coding sequence GTGGGTAAGATTCTTGCCATTGCCAATCAAAAAGGCGGTGTAGGAAAAACGACAACTTCTGTCAGTCTAAGTGCGTGCCTTGCTTACATAGGGCAGAAAGTCTTAATGGTCGATATCGATCCGCAGGGAAATGCGACGAGCGGTGCAGGTATTGATAAAGCAGATGTCGAGCAGTGTATTTATGATGTATTGGTGGATGACGTCGAAGCCAGTGCCGTCATCTTGGAAACAAAGGTGGAAAACTTATATGCCATACCTGCGACCATTCAACTTGCAGGTGCTGAAATTGAACTGGTACCAACGATATCAAGGGAAGTGCGCTTAAAAAGGGCATTGGAAGAGGTGCAAAGCGAATACGATTACATTGTGATCGACTGTCCTCCATCTCTAGGCTTGCTCACGCTTAATGCTTTGACGGCGGCTGATGCCGTTTTGATTCCCGTCCAATGTGAATATTATGCATTGGAGGGCTTAAGTCAACTCTTGAATACGGTCCGACTCGTGCAAAAGCATTTGAACCATGAGTTGAAAATCGAAGGTGTGCTATTGACGATGCTGGATGCGAGAACGAATTTAGGTCTCCAGGTCATTGAAGAAGTCAAAAAGTACTTCCAGGATAAAGTTTATCAAACGATCATACCCCGCAATGTGCGTTTGAGCGAGGCACCGAGCCATGGAGAACCAATCATCATTTATGATCCGAAATCACGTGGAGCGGAGGTCTATTTAGAATTGGCAAAGGAAGTGGTATCACATGGCTAA
- the noc gene encoding nucleoid occlusion protein — MKHPFSRFFGFGEKEEQQLEMETPSNNNEEIRKISISDIVPNRFQPRTVFNDDKIAELAQTIHTHGIIQPIVVRAYGQGKYEIIAGERRFRAMQKLGWELAPAIIKDFTDTETASVALIENLQREELTPIEEALAYGKLLELHSLTQEALAQRLGIGQSTVANKLRLLKLPQEVQDALLQKQITERHARSLIPLKSPEKQIKLLLEIIEKGLNVKQTEEQVVKLLTGTVQKPKPKRKAFSKDMRIAVNTIRQSLSMVTDNGINLDAEEEEFEEYYQFTIKIPKKKS; from the coding sequence ATGAAGCATCCTTTTTCGCGGTTCTTTGGGTTTGGCGAAAAAGAAGAACAGCAACTAGAGATGGAGACACCTAGCAATAATAATGAAGAAATAAGAAAAATATCCATTTCTGATATTGTACCTAATCGATTTCAACCAAGGACCGTTTTTAATGACGATAAAATTGCTGAATTGGCTCAAACGATCCATACTCATGGAATCATTCAACCAATCGTAGTAAGGGCTTATGGACAGGGGAAATATGAAATCATAGCAGGTGAACGGCGTTTTCGAGCCATGCAAAAGCTGGGCTGGGAATTGGCACCTGCAATTATCAAGGATTTCACCGATACAGAAACGGCTTCCGTTGCGCTGATAGAAAACCTTCAGCGTGAAGAGTTGACACCGATTGAAGAAGCTTTGGCATACGGTAAACTCTTGGAGCTGCATAGTTTGACCCAGGAAGCTTTGGCACAAAGGTTGGGGATAGGGCAATCAACCGTTGCGAATAAGCTGCGGCTGCTTAAGCTGCCCCAGGAAGTTCAAGATGCACTTCTTCAAAAGCAAATTACGGAGCGGCATGCCCGTTCGTTGATTCCGTTGAAAAGTCCGGAAAAGCAAATCAAATTGCTTTTGGAAATCATCGAAAAAGGGTTGAATGTCAAGCAGACGGAAGAGCAGGTCGTCAAGCTTCTGACAGGTACGGTGCAAAAACCGAAACCTAAGCGGAAGGCGTTCAGTAAGGACATGAGGATCGCCGTGAACACGATCCGGCAATCGCTCAGCATGGTTACAGACAACGGAATAAACTTGGATGCAGAGGAAGAAGAATTCGAGGAGTATTATCAATTCACGATAAAAATACCCAAGAAAAAATCTTGA